Proteins found in one Corynebacterium zhongnanshanii genomic segment:
- a CDS encoding YggT family protein — translation MTEFLLLLIYLIRLYIFLLLVRIVVEMIQSFSRNWRPPRWFSIVAEPIFKVTDPPVRALRRLIPPIQLGGVALDVSVLVLFFGLQILIMILTAMIGAF, via the coding sequence ATGACTGAGTTCCTGTTATTGCTGATCTACCTGATCAGGCTCTATATTTTCCTTCTGCTCGTGCGGATTGTCGTGGAGATGATCCAGAGCTTCTCCCGTAACTGGCGGCCACCACGGTGGTTTTCTATTGTGGCCGAGCCCATTTTTAAGGTGACTGATCCTCCGGTGCGGGCGTTGCGTCGCCTTATTCCACCCATCCAGTTGGGTGGCGTGGCGCTGGATGTGTCTGTCCTGGTCCTGTTCTTTGGCCTGCAGATTCTCATTATGATTTTGACGGCGATGATTGGGGCGTTCTAG
- a CDS encoding asparaginase: MHSPSLSTGEHPAPDRGPVIVLGTGGTISCTHGPSGDLVPTLSTADLVARAGIPAEARDILHLDSSNLTLEDIDALLHAINSAIEDGAGGIILLHGTDTMEETAMAVDFFFAGTVPIVLTGAQRPADDPQPDGPDNIRRAYQALGRSAHSGEHSPADSGSESPARPAASSLAPASVSIAFGPDVLPAYGATKRHTTDDRAFANASANASASASHSATPSTRPLPRPQPAPLKRLNVPIVTMFAGATADLIPQNIDGLVVEALGSGNVPAAVAERLSELTCPVIICTRVPEGEVHFVYGGPGGGASLQRAGVRSGGSLRPSQARIELLCELTTSRDCPQD, translated from the coding sequence ATGCATTCTCCTTCCCTCTCCACCGGCGAGCATCCCGCACCTGACCGCGGCCCCGTCATCGTCCTCGGAACGGGTGGCACCATCAGCTGCACGCACGGCCCGAGCGGCGACCTGGTCCCCACGCTCAGCACCGCAGATCTCGTCGCCCGCGCCGGCATTCCCGCCGAGGCGCGTGACATCCTCCACCTGGATTCCTCCAACCTCACCCTGGAAGATATCGACGCCCTTCTTCACGCCATAAACAGCGCCATCGAGGACGGCGCTGGTGGCATCATTCTGTTGCACGGGACAGACACGATGGAAGAAACCGCCATGGCCGTGGATTTCTTCTTCGCGGGCACCGTCCCCATCGTCCTCACCGGCGCGCAGCGGCCCGCCGATGATCCCCAACCGGATGGGCCGGATAACATCCGCCGCGCATACCAGGCTCTCGGCCGTAGCGCGCACTCCGGCGAGCACAGTCCTGCGGACTCCGGCTCAGAGTCTCCCGCGAGGCCTGCCGCGAGTTCCCTGGCCCCGGCGAGCGTGTCCATCGCATTCGGCCCCGACGTCCTTCCCGCGTACGGCGCCACCAAGCGGCACACCACGGATGATCGCGCGTTTGCCAACGCATCTGCCAACGCATCTGCCAGCGCCAGCCACAGCGCCACCCCCAGCACGAGACCGCTCCCCCGCCCCCAGCCCGCACCGCTTAAGCGGTTGAATGTCCCCATCGTCACGATGTTCGCCGGCGCCACGGCAGACCTGATTCCCCAGAACATCGACGGGCTCGTGGTGGAGGCTCTCGGCAGCGGCAACGTTCCCGCCGCCGTCGCTGAACGACTGTCCGAGCTCACCTGCCCCGTCATCATCTGCACCCGCGTACCGGAGGGCGAGGTGCACTTCGTCTACGGAGGCCCCGGTGGAGGCGCCTCCTTGCAGCGCGCCGGCGTCCGCTCCGGCGGCTCCTTACGCCCCAGCCAGGCGCGCATCGAGCTGCTCTGCGAGCTGACTACCAGTCGAGACTGTCCACAGGACTAG
- the ileS gene encoding isoleucine--tRNA ligase: MNTPAGGAYPRQDMSNGGPTDFPSLEKEVLHYWATDKTFEQSLSQREGAEEYVFYDGPPFANGLPHYGHLLTGYVKDIVPRFQTMKGKKVARVFGWDCHGLPAELEAEKQLGITDRAGIEKMGMQAFNEYCATSVLRYTDEWKNYVTRQARWVDFDNGYKTMDPDFMESVMWAFKTLYDKGLIYQGFRVLPYSWAEHTPLSNQETRLDDSYKMRQDPTLTVTMPFNGAKPGSAAETTLAEIPELNDAAAIAWTTTPWTLPSNSALAVNPQVTYALVKVGESGADGFAGQKLVLAEALVDAYAKELGEDREVLATFPGEKLVGFTYTPVFDFFPELKNGFQILAADYVTTEDGTGVVHQAPAFGEDDMNTCQQADIELVIPVDMDGKFTSQAAPYEGQLVFDANKDIIKDLKAAGRVFRHQTIEHSYPHSWRSGEPLIYMALPSWFVAVTKFRDRMVELNHEQIEWIPAHIRDGQFGKWLEGARDWNISRNRYWGAPIPVWVSDDENYPRMDVYGSLEELERDFGERPRSLHRPDIDELTRPNPDDPTGKSTMRRVPEVLDCWFESGSMPFAQKHYPFENKEWFDTHSPADFIVEYSGQTRGWFYTMHVLATALFDRPAFKKVVAHGIVLGDDGLKMSKSKGNYPDVNEVFDRDGSDAMRWFLMSSPILRGGNLIVTEQGIREGVRQAMLPMWNAYSFLRLYASQPAEWNTQSTHVLDRYILAKLHETVAAVNKALENTDIATACDEVRWFCDALTNWYVRRSRERFWAGDQVHPEAFNTLYTVLETLCRGAAPLLPMTTEVIWRGLTGERSVHLTDFPDASVLPSDADLVRAMDSVRAISSATSSLRKAHKLRNRLPLPKLTIAVPEASTLEDFTQIIADEVNVKEVVLTDDVSSVGTFEVVVNARVAGPRLGKDVQRVIKAVKSGNYEVNGEGTVVADGIELQDGEYSRKLVAQDPDNTAEVTGHSGLVVLDTTITEELEAEGWAADRVRGLQEARKNSGLEISDRIQVTLSVPEDKREWAQRHADAIAREVLATEIEVVTDQTLEHDIADGCTAQITR, encoded by the coding sequence ATGAACACCCCTGCTGGCGGCGCATACCCCCGCCAAGATATGTCCAACGGTGGCCCCACGGACTTTCCTAGCCTGGAGAAGGAAGTCCTTCACTACTGGGCTACCGATAAGACGTTTGAGCAGTCCCTCAGCCAGCGCGAGGGAGCGGAAGAATACGTCTTCTATGACGGCCCTCCCTTCGCCAACGGCCTTCCTCACTACGGTCACCTGCTGACCGGCTATGTGAAGGACATCGTCCCGCGCTTCCAGACCATGAAGGGCAAGAAGGTTGCCCGTGTCTTTGGCTGGGACTGCCACGGTCTCCCGGCAGAGCTGGAGGCGGAAAAGCAGCTCGGCATCACCGACCGCGCCGGTATCGAGAAGATGGGCATGCAGGCCTTCAACGAGTACTGCGCCACCTCGGTGCTGCGCTACACCGATGAGTGGAAGAACTACGTCACCCGCCAGGCCCGCTGGGTCGATTTCGATAACGGCTACAAGACCATGGACCCGGACTTCATGGAGTCCGTGATGTGGGCCTTCAAGACCTTGTACGACAAGGGTCTCATCTACCAGGGCTTCCGCGTCCTGCCCTATTCCTGGGCCGAGCACACCCCACTGTCCAACCAGGAAACCCGCCTGGACGATTCCTACAAGATGCGTCAGGACCCCACCCTGACCGTGACCATGCCGTTCAATGGAGCGAAGCCGGGCTCGGCCGCTGAAACTACGCTGGCGGAGATCCCCGAACTGAACGACGCCGCCGCGATCGCATGGACCACCACGCCGTGGACCCTTCCCTCGAACTCTGCGTTGGCGGTGAACCCTCAGGTCACCTACGCCCTGGTGAAGGTGGGGGAGTCCGGCGCAGACGGATTTGCCGGCCAGAAGCTGGTGCTGGCGGAAGCCCTGGTGGACGCCTACGCCAAGGAGCTGGGCGAAGACCGCGAGGTTCTCGCCACCTTCCCCGGTGAGAAGCTGGTGGGCTTTACCTACACGCCAGTGTTCGACTTCTTCCCGGAGTTGAAGAATGGCTTCCAGATCCTCGCGGCGGACTACGTCACCACCGAAGACGGTACCGGCGTGGTGCACCAGGCTCCGGCCTTTGGTGAGGACGATATGAACACCTGCCAGCAGGCCGATATCGAGCTGGTCATCCCCGTGGACATGGATGGCAAGTTCACCAGCCAGGCCGCCCCCTACGAGGGGCAGCTGGTGTTCGATGCGAACAAGGACATCATCAAGGACCTCAAGGCAGCTGGGCGCGTGTTCCGCCACCAGACAATCGAGCACTCCTACCCACACTCCTGGCGTTCTGGTGAGCCGCTGATCTACATGGCCCTGCCATCCTGGTTCGTGGCGGTGACGAAGTTCCGCGATCGCATGGTGGAGCTAAACCACGAGCAGATCGAATGGATCCCTGCGCACATCCGCGACGGCCAGTTCGGCAAGTGGCTGGAGGGCGCCCGCGATTGGAACATCTCTCGAAACCGTTACTGGGGTGCGCCGATCCCTGTGTGGGTCTCTGACGACGAGAACTACCCGCGCATGGACGTCTACGGTTCCCTGGAGGAGCTGGAGCGCGACTTCGGCGAGCGTCCTCGCTCGCTGCACCGCCCGGACATCGACGAGTTGACCCGCCCGAACCCCGATGATCCGACGGGTAAGTCCACCATGCGCCGCGTGCCTGAGGTGCTGGACTGCTGGTTCGAGTCCGGCTCGATGCCGTTTGCCCAGAAGCACTACCCGTTCGAGAACAAGGAGTGGTTCGATACCCACTCGCCTGCGGACTTTATTGTGGAGTACTCCGGCCAGACCCGCGGCTGGTTCTACACCATGCATGTGCTGGCCACGGCGCTGTTCGACCGTCCTGCCTTCAAGAAGGTGGTGGCCCACGGCATCGTGCTGGGTGACGATGGGCTGAAGATGTCCAAGTCCAAGGGCAATTACCCCGATGTGAACGAGGTGTTCGACCGCGACGGTTCGGATGCCATGCGCTGGTTCTTGATGTCCAGCCCGATCTTGAGGGGCGGCAACCTGATTGTCACGGAGCAGGGCATCCGCGAGGGCGTGCGCCAGGCGATGCTGCCGATGTGGAACGCGTACTCCTTCCTGCGGCTCTACGCCTCCCAGCCTGCGGAGTGGAACACCCAGTCCACCCATGTGCTGGATCGGTATATATTGGCCAAGCTGCACGAGACGGTGGCTGCGGTGAACAAGGCCCTGGAAAATACGGACATCGCCACCGCCTGCGACGAGGTCCGTTGGTTCTGCGATGCGTTGACCAACTGGTACGTGCGCCGTTCCCGTGAGCGTTTCTGGGCGGGCGACCAGGTGCACCCTGAGGCGTTCAACACGCTCTATACCGTGCTGGAGACCCTGTGCCGTGGGGCGGCGCCGTTGCTGCCGATGACCACCGAGGTGATCTGGCGTGGCCTGACGGGTGAGCGCTCTGTTCATCTGACCGATTTCCCGGATGCCTCCGTTTTGCCGTCCGACGCCGACCTCGTCCGCGCAATGGATTCCGTCCGCGCGATCAGCTCTGCGACGAGCTCGCTGCGTAAGGCGCACAAGCTGCGCAACCGCCTGCCGTTGCCGAAGCTCACCATCGCGGTACCTGAGGCCTCCACGCTGGAGGACTTCACACAGATCATCGCCGACGAGGTGAACGTCAAGGAAGTTGTCTTGACGGACGATGTATCCAGTGTGGGAACCTTCGAGGTGGTCGTGAACGCCCGCGTGGCCGGACCGCGTCTGGGTAAGGATGTCCAGCGCGTGATCAAGGCCGTGAAGTCGGGCAACTACGAGGTCAATGGCGAGGGCACGGTCGTCGCCGACGGTATCGAGTTGCAGGACGGCGAGTACAGCCGCAAGCTCGTGGCGCAGGACCCGGACAACACCGCCGAGGTCACCGGCCACTCCGGCCTGGTGGTTCTGGACACCACGATCACAGAGGAGCTGGAGGCCGAGGGCTGGGCCGCCGACCGCGTGCGTGGCCTGCAGGAGGCGCGTAAGAACTCCGGCCTGGAGATCAGCGACCGCATCCAGGTGACCCTCTCGGTTCCGGAGGACAAGCGGGAGTGGGCCCAGCGCCACGCTGACGCGATCGCGCGGGAAGTGCTCGCCACCGAGATCGAGGTCGTTACGGACCAGACCCTGGAGCACGACATCGCAGACGGCTGCACGGCTCAGATCACGCGCTAG
- a CDS encoding DNA polymerase IV codes for MDAFFASVEQLTRPTLRGRPVLVGGVSGRGVVAGASYEARAYGARSAMPMHQAITLCRRRAVVVRPRFEIYKLASEKIFDVLRDKAGVVEQLSVDEGFATAETDDPEGWAQELRRAVEEATGLSSSVGMAATKLDAKMASDLAKPHGVCVIEHDRRMEVFGPRPVSDIWGIGRVAQGKLHDVGVDTIVQFVAMDPKDVQALLGNVGVEVHTMAAGHDPREVAPRGPAKQISAEHTLERDVTSTEALLPFLQRAAEGAHRRLLKDGRAARTVTVKTRTADFQIHTRSATLAAPTDELDVIVSTARRVLLRPEESGAVRLVGVGLSGLSHDRQQVLFPELDRTEDRPVPRVEVVHEEAPEPLAIGGWYPTQDVRHDTWGHGWVQGTGLDVVTVRFETRTTGPGFTKTMKVDDPALHPASPVDSLDW; via the coding sequence ATGGATGCGTTTTTCGCATCCGTGGAGCAACTCACCCGTCCTACGTTGCGCGGCAGGCCCGTGCTTGTGGGCGGCGTGAGCGGTCGCGGCGTGGTCGCGGGGGCGTCCTACGAGGCCCGCGCGTATGGCGCCCGTTCGGCCATGCCGATGCACCAGGCGATCACGCTGTGCCGACGCCGGGCCGTCGTTGTTCGACCGCGCTTTGAGATCTACAAGCTGGCGTCGGAAAAAATTTTCGACGTCCTGCGTGACAAGGCAGGAGTGGTGGAGCAGCTCTCCGTGGACGAGGGATTCGCGACCGCGGAGACGGACGATCCCGAGGGGTGGGCGCAGGAGCTGCGGCGGGCCGTGGAGGAGGCGACCGGCCTGTCCTCGAGCGTGGGGATGGCCGCCACGAAGCTGGACGCGAAGATGGCCAGCGACCTGGCGAAACCCCACGGGGTGTGCGTGATTGAGCACGACCGGCGGATGGAGGTGTTCGGGCCGCGGCCCGTGTCCGATATTTGGGGCATTGGGCGGGTGGCTCAGGGCAAGCTTCACGACGTGGGGGTGGATACCATCGTCCAGTTCGTGGCGATGGATCCGAAGGACGTGCAGGCGCTGTTGGGGAACGTGGGTGTGGAGGTGCATACGATGGCCGCTGGCCACGACCCTCGCGAGGTTGCGCCGCGCGGACCAGCCAAGCAGATCAGTGCCGAGCACACGTTGGAGCGCGATGTGACCTCCACCGAGGCCTTGCTGCCGTTTCTGCAGCGAGCCGCCGAGGGTGCGCACCGTCGCCTGCTGAAGGACGGGCGCGCCGCCCGGACCGTGACGGTGAAAACGCGGACGGCAGATTTTCAGATTCACACGCGCTCGGCCACGCTGGCCGCGCCGACGGACGAGTTGGACGTCATTGTGTCCACGGCACGCAGAGTGCTGCTCAGGCCAGAGGAATCAGGGGCCGTGCGCTTGGTGGGGGTGGGCCTGTCCGGCCTGTCCCATGACCGCCAGCAGGTTCTCTTCCCCGAGCTAGACCGTACGGAGGACCGGCCCGTCCCGCGCGTGGAGGTGGTGCACGAGGAAGCTCCGGAGCCGCTGGCTATCGGCGGGTGGTATCCCACACAGGACGTCCGCCATGACACGTGGGGTCATGGGTGGGTTCAGGGCACCGGGCTGGACGTGGTGACGGTGCGCTTTGAAACGAGGACCACGGGGCCGGGCTTTACCAAGACCATGAAGGTGGATGATCCCGCCCTGCACCCGGCTAGTCCTGTGGACAGTCTCGACTGGTAG
- the ftsZ gene encoding cell division protein FtsZ — MTNPGNHLAIIKVVGVGGGGVNAVNRMIDEKLQGVEFLAINTDAQALMLTDADLKLDIGREETRGLGAGANPEVGRKSAEDHKEQIEEMLSDADMVFVTAGEGGGTGTGAAPVVASVAKRQGALTVGVVTRPFTFEGKRRTKQADAGIDALREVCDTLIVIPNDALLKLSDEQMSMMDAFHKADEVLLQGVEGITKLITTPGVINVDFADVRSVMTDAGSALMGIGTARGEDRAKKAIETAINSPLLESTMKGAKGVLLSFAGGSDLGLMEVSEAANIVEELADEDANIIFGTIIDDQLGDEVRVTVIATGFDDSPNAESTIARSGRHAAAEEQAPQNPAIFGGTDAAPQQPVQQPVQQPAQPVQQPAQPSYQQAQPVQPAQPVQQPSSFSQRQQTQTQGGLFTSRQPEPVQDEDDLDLPDF, encoded by the coding sequence ATGACGAATCCAGGAAACCACCTCGCGATCATCAAGGTGGTCGGTGTGGGCGGCGGCGGCGTGAATGCCGTGAACCGCATGATCGATGAAAAGCTGCAGGGCGTGGAGTTCCTGGCGATCAATACGGACGCCCAGGCCTTGATGCTCACCGACGCAGACCTGAAACTGGACATCGGACGTGAGGAAACCCGCGGACTGGGTGCAGGTGCAAACCCTGAGGTTGGCCGTAAGTCCGCCGAGGACCACAAAGAGCAGATCGAAGAGATGCTCTCCGACGCCGACATGGTGTTTGTCACCGCCGGCGAGGGCGGCGGAACGGGAACCGGTGCCGCTCCGGTGGTGGCATCCGTGGCGAAGCGCCAGGGTGCACTGACCGTGGGTGTTGTGACCCGTCCGTTTACCTTCGAGGGCAAGCGCCGGACCAAGCAGGCTGACGCGGGCATCGACGCACTTCGCGAAGTGTGTGACACGCTGATCGTTATTCCGAATGACGCGCTGTTGAAGCTCAGCGATGAGCAGATGTCCATGATGGATGCGTTCCACAAGGCAGATGAGGTGCTGCTGCAGGGTGTTGAAGGTATCACCAAGCTGATCACCACCCCTGGTGTGATTAACGTGGACTTCGCCGATGTGCGTTCCGTGATGACTGATGCCGGCTCCGCTTTGATGGGCATTGGTACCGCTCGGGGTGAAGATCGCGCGAAGAAGGCTATCGAGACTGCTATTAACTCCCCACTGTTGGAGTCCACCATGAAGGGTGCGAAGGGCGTGCTTCTGTCCTTCGCTGGCGGTTCCGACCTGGGCCTGATGGAGGTCTCCGAGGCCGCGAACATCGTGGAAGAGTTGGCTGATGAGGATGCCAACATCATCTTCGGTACCATCATTGACGACCAGCTGGGCGACGAGGTGCGCGTCACTGTTATCGCTACCGGCTTCGATGATTCCCCGAATGCTGAGTCCACCATCGCTCGTTCCGGCCGCCACGCGGCTGCGGAGGAGCAGGCGCCGCAGAACCCGGCGATCTTCGGTGGAACCGACGCAGCACCGCAGCAGCCTGTGCAGCAACCGGTACAGCAGCCTGCACAGCCCGTGCAGCAGCCCGCACAGCCGTCCTACCAGCAGGCGCAGCCGGTTCAGCCAGCTCAGCCGGTGCAGCAGCCGTCGAGCTTTAGCCAGCGTCAGCAGACTCAGACCCAGGGCGGACTGTTCACCAGCCGTCAGCCGGAGCCTGTGCAGGACGAAGACGACCTGGACCTGCCTGACTTCTAG
- a CDS encoding cell division protein FtsQ/DivIB, protein MKKAVIVVLSVLLLGAVASAAAWFFPILTVSTVEVTGAVHADETAVKEASGVTTGSNILRVDTAAAASGISHVPWVDKVTVSRTWPRTITITIEEHVAAGFVKKGSTPLAVNTQGAIFLSGLQPEGVPEFERTKPDDAAAIHAAATAVSALPQELKDSLERVEAPDADSIAMFFPEGREVFWGSADRAEEKAEATRIVLGKEGTRWNVSNPSMTTVRDYSPPPAP, encoded by the coding sequence ATGAAAAAGGCCGTGATCGTGGTCCTGTCCGTGCTACTGCTGGGAGCAGTGGCTTCGGCAGCAGCGTGGTTTTTCCCCATCCTCACCGTGAGCACGGTGGAGGTCACGGGCGCCGTGCATGCCGACGAGACCGCCGTGAAGGAAGCCTCCGGAGTGACCACGGGGAGCAATATACTTCGGGTGGACACCGCGGCGGCGGCGTCGGGTATATCCCACGTCCCGTGGGTGGATAAGGTCACTGTCTCGCGCACGTGGCCACGCACGATCACCATCACCATTGAGGAGCACGTGGCGGCGGGATTTGTGAAGAAGGGCTCCACCCCGCTGGCGGTGAATACCCAGGGTGCGATTTTCCTGTCGGGGCTGCAGCCGGAGGGCGTGCCGGAGTTTGAGCGGACGAAACCAGACGACGCCGCAGCGATCCACGCCGCAGCCACCGCGGTGAGCGCCTTGCCACAAGAGCTCAAGGATTCGTTGGAGCGCGTTGAGGCACCAGATGCGGATTCGATTGCGATGTTTTTCCCCGAAGGCCGTGAAGTGTTCTGGGGGAGCGCGGACCGGGCTGAGGAGAAGGCGGAGGCCACGCGCATCGTGTTGGGCAAGGAGGGGACGCGGTGGAACGTGTCCAACCCGTCGATGACGACGGTGCGTGACTATAGCCCTCCACCTGCCCCTTAA
- the sepF gene encoding cell division protein SepF, which translates to MKETFQTIMDKIKEFFGFGPVDNYDTEAELSETRSGRTHRDDVDDYVSPRTSRGYDRDGGRASRYESSAREPYRYGESHYGSQPQRRVPQDPKYVPLHLSAYKDATEVVDVAKTGDVVVFTLSGVERSEAARALDFISGARRALDADLKKLSGVRNYILIPQGVVLSSDQLESLAQEL; encoded by the coding sequence GTGAAGGAAACTTTTCAAACAATCATGGACAAGATCAAGGAATTTTTCGGTTTCGGCCCTGTCGATAACTACGATACGGAGGCTGAGCTTTCGGAGACCCGTTCCGGGCGGACTCACCGGGATGACGTGGACGATTACGTATCTCCTCGCACGTCTCGTGGTTACGACCGCGACGGCGGCAGGGCGTCCCGTTACGAGTCGTCGGCTCGCGAGCCATACCGCTATGGTGAGTCCCACTACGGATCCCAGCCGCAGCGCCGCGTGCCACAGGACCCTAAGTACGTTCCGCTGCACTTGAGCGCGTACAAGGACGCGACCGAGGTTGTGGATGTGGCCAAGACGGGTGACGTTGTGGTGTTCACTCTGTCCGGTGTGGAGCGCAGCGAGGCTGCACGTGCGCTGGATTTCATTTCCGGCGCGCGCCGTGCCCTGGATGCCGACTTGAAGAAGCTGAGCGGTGTGCGTAACTATATTCTGATCCCTCAGGGTGTGGTGCTGAGTTCCGATCAGCTGGAGAGCTTGGCGCAAGAGCTGTAG
- a CDS encoding DivIVA domain-containing protein, with protein MPLTPADVHNVAFSKPPIGKRGYNEDEVDQFLDLIEDTLAELQDENADLRQQVEDLSSGTGDSASTAAPAASSVDEAQLRRSIESEVRAEVEREYSAKLDKAQRAQSTSEQDSATQDKLKDSYESRIKDADARATAAEDKAKKLEAELAQAKKNSAQPAAAASASSATTSEAADGAATPETHMQAARVLSLAQEMADRLTGDAKAQSESMLSEARAAAKKTVDDADASSKSTLADAKQKSESQLADAKTRSEKMLADAKQKSETLISDANAQSQAQIRSAQDKATQLQQDAERKHTEIMTTVKKQQAALEARIEELRTYEREYRTRLKTFLESQLEELNSRGTAAPHNGSIESNGDRR; from the coding sequence ATGCCGCTGACTCCAGCAGACGTGCACAACGTAGCCTTCAGCAAGCCTCCCATTGGCAAGCGTGGTTATAACGAGGATGAAGTTGACCAGTTCTTGGACCTGATCGAGGACACTCTCGCTGAACTGCAGGATGAAAACGCCGATCTGAGGCAGCAGGTCGAGGACCTGTCCTCTGGCACGGGTGACTCTGCATCCACTGCTGCGCCTGCAGCCTCCTCCGTTGACGAGGCTCAGCTGCGTCGCTCCATCGAATCCGAGGTTCGCGCAGAGGTTGAGCGCGAGTACAGCGCCAAGCTCGACAAGGCTCAGCGCGCACAGTCCACCTCCGAGCAGGATTCCGCCACCCAGGACAAGCTGAAGGACAGCTACGAGTCCCGCATCAAGGATGCCGACGCTCGTGCTACCGCTGCTGAGGACAAGGCCAAGAAGCTTGAGGCTGAGCTGGCTCAGGCGAAGAAGAACTCCGCCCAGCCTGCAGCTGCCGCATCCGCATCCTCTGCAACCACCTCTGAGGCTGCTGACGGAGCGGCTACCCCTGAGACCCACATGCAGGCAGCTCGCGTGTTGTCCCTGGCTCAGGAGATGGCTGACCGCTTGACCGGTGATGCGAAGGCTCAGTCTGAGTCCATGCTGTCTGAGGCTCGGGCTGCAGCCAAGAAGACCGTGGATGACGCGGACGCAAGCTCCAAGTCCACTCTGGCGGATGCCAAGCAGAAGTCCGAGTCCCAGCTGGCTGATGCGAAGACCCGTTCGGAGAAGATGCTGGCTGATGCGAAGCAGAAGTCCGAGACCCTGATCTCTGATGCGAATGCTCAGTCTCAGGCTCAGATCCGCTCCGCTCAGGACAAGGCAACCCAGCTGCAGCAGGATGCCGAGCGCAAGCACACGGAGATCATGACCACCGTGAAGAAGCAGCAGGCTGCTCTGGAGGCACGCATCGAAGAGCTGCGTACCTACGAGCGTGAGTACCGTACTCGCCTGAAGACCTTCCTGGAGTCTCAGCTGGAAGAGCTGAACAGCCGTGGTACCGCTGCGCCTCACAACGGCAGCATTGAGTCCAACGGCGATCGCCGCTAA
- the pgeF gene encoding peptidoglycan editing factor PgeF: MSDTSHAVQPPVRKVFTNRNGGVSVEPYGSFNLGDHVGDDPAAVAENRARLARVLDLDRMVYMEQIHSPTVTEVTADLLETLDGPVEATDALVTTLRGVGLAVLVADCVPVLLADETAGVVAAVHAGRMGARNGIVARTVERMCELGALPAHIHALMGPAASGENYEVPAEMAADVESKLPGSRTRTRQGTCGLDIRQGLTRQLLRLGVRQIDADPRCTIDTPEFFSYRREGVTGRQAGVIWMP, translated from the coding sequence ATGAGCGACACTTCTCATGCTGTTCAGCCCCCGGTCCGGAAGGTATTCACCAACCGGAACGGGGGCGTGTCCGTTGAGCCCTACGGAAGCTTCAACCTGGGCGACCACGTTGGCGATGACCCGGCGGCCGTGGCTGAGAACCGGGCGCGCCTCGCGCGAGTCCTGGACCTGGACCGCATGGTGTACATGGAGCAAATCCACTCGCCGACGGTCACGGAGGTCACCGCCGATCTCCTGGAGACCCTCGACGGCCCCGTGGAAGCCACCGATGCCCTGGTCACCACCCTGCGCGGCGTGGGCCTGGCTGTGCTGGTGGCCGACTGCGTGCCCGTTCTGTTGGCCGATGAGACGGCCGGGGTGGTGGCAGCCGTACACGCCGGCCGCATGGGTGCCCGCAACGGCATCGTAGCGCGCACGGTGGAGCGCATGTGTGAGCTCGGGGCGCTGCCCGCGCACATTCACGCGTTGATGGGCCCGGCGGCGTCGGGGGAGAATTATGAAGTACCGGCCGAGATGGCCGCGGACGTGGAATCCAAGCTCCCCGGTTCCCGCACCCGGACTCGACAGGGCACGTGCGGGCTGGACATCCGGCAGGGGCTCACGCGCCAGCTGCTGAGGCTCGGCGTGCGCCAGATCGACGCCGACCCGCGGTGTACCATCGACACGCCCGAGTTCTTTTCCTACCGACGCGAGGGCGTCACCGGACGCCAAGCAGGAGTTATATGGATGCCATGA
- a CDS encoding YggS family pyridoxal phosphate-dependent enzyme — MTNSPTNSQDDRRAQLAERLRLVRQRIAVAGGADLLPITKFHPVEDVALLAELGVHAVGENREQEARSKAEALGESMAIHMVGQVQTKKANHVARWAAAVHTVDSVKLADALDRGVALAQERGQRSDRLPVLVQLSADGDPARGGIVAEDVDALADHIASLEHLELRGLMTVPPLESDAAAVFADGRRILERISDRVLGAPVYSAGMSGDLEIAIAEGSTLVRVGTDIMGTRPVA; from the coding sequence ATGACGAATTCACCGACGAACTCACAGGATGACCGACGCGCGCAGCTGGCCGAACGTCTGCGGCTCGTTCGCCAGCGGATTGCCGTGGCCGGTGGCGCAGACCTGCTGCCCATCACCAAGTTCCACCCCGTGGAGGACGTGGCGCTGTTGGCGGAGCTGGGCGTGCACGCCGTGGGGGAGAACCGGGAGCAGGAGGCTCGCTCCAAGGCTGAGGCTCTGGGCGAATCCATGGCGATTCACATGGTGGGACAGGTGCAGACGAAGAAGGCGAACCACGTGGCGCGCTGGGCTGCGGCGGTGCATACGGTGGATTCTGTGAAGCTCGCCGATGCGTTGGACCGTGGCGTGGCGCTGGCTCAGGAGCGGGGGCAGCGCAGCGACCGTCTGCCCGTGTTGGTGCAGCTGTCTGCCGATGGTGACCCCGCTCGCGGTGGGATCGTCGCCGAGGACGTGGATGCCTTGGCCGACCATATTGCGTCGCTGGAGCACCTGGAGCTGCGCGGGCTGATGACCGTTCCCCCTCTTGAATCCGACGCCGCGGCGGTCTTTGCCGACGGCCGTCGGATCCTGGAGCGTATCTCCGACCGGGTTCTGGGCGCGCCTGTGTACAGTGCAGGTATGAGTGGCGATCTGGAGATCGCCATCGCTGAAGGCTCCACGCTGGTGCGTGTCGGAACAGATATCATGGGGACACGACCAGTAGCTTGA